GGCGTTGGCGAGGTTGCTGGCCGTCGTGTTCAGGCGCTGGGCCTGGGCGCTCATGGCCGAGCCGGCCACGTTGAAGACATTAAATAAGGACATGATTACTGGCCTCCCTGGATGGCCGCGAGCATGTTGCGGATCTGCTGGTTGATCATCGTGATGCCGGCTTCGTAGCGCAGCGCGTTGTCGGCGAACTGGGTGCGTTCCGTATCCATGTCCACCGTGTTGCCGTCGACGGCGCCCTGCCTCACCGTGCGGTACAGCACGGGCGTGGCACCGTCCGCCAGCGTCTTGCCGTCGGCCGCAGCCTTGGCGCTCGGATAATGCGCGGCGGACGTCGTCGCCAGCGGCGCCGAGTTCGTCGCACGCGCCAGCGCACCTTGCAGGGCGCTGGAAAAATCGATGTCGCGCGCCTTGAAATTCGGCGTGTCCGCGTTGGCGATATTCGACGCGAGCAATTCCTGGCGCTGCGAGCGCAGGCTGAGCGCGGTTTCATTGAAACGCAGGTACTCGTCGAGTTTGCCGATCATGGTGGCTCCGTTTTTTCCAGGTATCTGGTGGTGGACAGCATGGATCATACGGACCTGTCGAGTCTTCCAATCGGGCAATAAAGAGACCCAAAACCCGGCTATTCGGCGATTCGACGGCGGCGCGCCGGACCTAAGATGGCAGCGTCGCAAAAACCCGCACACGTTCACAACATGAAACGCAAGCTCCTCACCGCCCTGCTCATCGGCGCCGCCTCGCTGGCATCCGCGCAGACGACACCCGTCGGCCGCCAGAACGTCAACACCCTGCGCACCGTCGTCGAGCAATTCCTGCAGACCCAGACGGCCGGCCTGCCCGGCACCGTGACGGTGAAGGTGGGCGCGATCGACGCGCGCACCGCCCTCGCCGCCTGCCCGGCGCCGGAAGCGTTCCTGCAGCCGGGCGCGCGTGCCTGGGGCAAGACGACGGTGGGCGTGCGCTGCACGGCGCCGTCGAACTGGACGATCTTCGTGCAGGCGCAAGTGAACGTGCAGGCTGAATATGTCGCCGCGGCACTGCCGCTGGCCCAGGGCCAGGCGATCGAGCAAAGCCAGCTCGTATTGGTGAAAGGCGACATCGCCACCATGCCGAACGGCATCATCACGGACATGGCGCAGGCGATCGGTCGCACGCCGACCGTGTCGCTGGCGGCCGGCACGCCGCTGCGCCTCGACACGCTGCGCAGCAAGCCCGTCGTGCAACAAGGCCAGGCCGTACGCTTGGTTTCGAACGGCAATGGATTTTCAGTATCGACCGAAGGCAAGGCCATCGGCAACGCCGGCGACGGGCAGATCGTGCAGGTGCGCACCCCGTCCGGCACCGTCATCAGCGGCACGGCGCGGACCGGCGGCATGGTCGAGGTGGCGTTTTAAGGCAGCAAAGGGGACACTGTCATCACGGATCGTTCGCAGGGACTTTGAAAAGTGGGGCAAGCGCCCGCACTTTGTTTGATGTCCCCTAAAGTTTTCGGCAACAAGGCCGTTACTGAAGGCAGATCCCGGGCTTTCTGCTCCGACCTGAGAAGGATGATGCTGTGAAAATCAACGATACACTCAAAAGCAACGCAGGCGTGCAGGCCAACAATTCGGCCACGACTGCGAAGAGCAGCGACGCGGCCGCCGCAAAAACGGTCTCGCCTGCGGCGACCGACACCGTACGCCTGTCCTCGCAAGGCCAGGCGCTCGCGGCCGGCGGCACCAATCAAGTGTTCGACAGCAAGAAGGTTGAACGCATCAAGGCGGCCATCGCGGATGGCCATTTTCAAGTGAATTCGGAGAAAGTGGCGGACGGCCTGTTGGACACGGTGCGCGACCTGCTGCATTCCCGCAAACAGTAGATAACCCATGGCCATTGCATCCCCTGGCGCAACCCTGCGCGAAGAACAGCAAGTGATCGGTTCCATCGTGGAACTGATGAAAACGGAGCAACAGCTCCTGATCAGTGCGGATGCGGATGGCCTCTCGACCATCACCCCCAACAAGCTGCAACTGGCGCAGCGCGCGTCGACCTTGTCGCGCGTACGCCACAAGGCCCTCGCCGCCGCCGGCTTTGCCGCAGGCGAAGCCGGGATGGAGCCGTGGCTGGCCGTGGGCGGCAACGACGCCCTGCGCGCCGAGTGGAACCGCCTGCTGGAACTGACCCGCCAAGCCAAGGAGCTCAACCGCGTGAACGGCATGCTCGTCAACCGCCAGCTGAGCCAGGCCCAGGCCGCGCTGAACGAATTGCGCGGTCCCGCCGGCAATGCGGCCGGCGTCTACGGGCCGGGCGGCCAGACCGTGTCGGCGGGGCCGTCGCGGCGGTTCGCGGTCGGCTGATCCGCTCTTACGACGCGACGGTGACGTCGGGCATACGTTCTCCGGTCAACATCCGCTCGATCTGCTCCGGCCACACCGGCGGGCTGAAGTAATAGCCCTGGATTTCGTCGCACCCGTTCTCGCGCAGGAAGGCCACCTGCTCGGCCGTCTCGACACCTTCCGCCACCGCTTCCAGGTTCAGCGTATGCGCCAGCGCGATGATGGCGCGCGCGATCGCGGCATCGTTCG
This genomic stretch from Massilia putida harbors:
- the flgB gene encoding flagellar basal body rod protein FlgB, which produces MIGKLDEYLRFNETALSLRSQRQELLASNIANADTPNFKARDIDFSSALQGALARATNSAPLATTSAAHYPSAKAAADGKTLADGATPVLYRTVRQGAVDGNTVDMDTERTQFADNALRYEAGITMINQQIRNMLAAIQGGQ
- the flgA gene encoding flagellar basal body P-ring formation chaperone FlgA → MKRKLLTALLIGAASLASAQTTPVGRQNVNTLRTVVEQFLQTQTAGLPGTVTVKVGAIDARTALAACPAPEAFLQPGARAWGKTTVGVRCTAPSNWTIFVQAQVNVQAEYVAAALPLAQGQAIEQSQLVLVKGDIATMPNGIITDMAQAIGRTPTVSLAAGTPLRLDTLRSKPVVQQGQAVRLVSNGNGFSVSTEGKAIGNAGDGQIVQVRTPSGTVISGTARTGGMVEVAF
- the flgM gene encoding flagellar biosynthesis anti-sigma factor FlgM — translated: MKINDTLKSNAGVQANNSATTAKSSDAAAAKTVSPAATDTVRLSSQGQALAAGGTNQVFDSKKVERIKAAIADGHFQVNSEKVADGLLDTVRDLLHSRKQ
- a CDS encoding flagella synthesis protein FlgN: MAIASPGATLREEQQVIGSIVELMKTEQQLLISADADGLSTITPNKLQLAQRASTLSRVRHKALAAAGFAAGEAGMEPWLAVGGNDALRAEWNRLLELTRQAKELNRVNGMLVNRQLSQAQAALNELRGPAGNAAGVYGPGGQTVSAGPSRRFAVG